In Gordonia phthalatica, one genomic interval encodes:
- a CDS encoding ParA family protein, translated as MAKIVVHHSRKGGVGKSTGAYELAYLLDAVLVDFEHDGGGVTGKWGYRPQTRTRIPILDAFAHGRTPHPLKGHGKPRLVPGHPDLYDQMPQQEVVADALERWASEWDTEWVVVDTHPGISPAAFGALTVAHAIIVPTPLRNLDLTATEELINDMPDYPLIISPTMIPPVPPAGELRRLAAAVEGTPVRVGPPIPRVTAVERRTKRIAITSENPPAKVLQPVAEAYEATAKFVQEYVG; from the coding sequence ATGGCGAAAATTGTCGTGCACCACTCCCGGAAGGGAGGGGTTGGTAAGAGCACCGGCGCGTACGAGTTGGCCTACCTGCTCGATGCGGTCCTGGTCGACTTCGAGCACGATGGCGGGGGAGTCACCGGCAAGTGGGGTTATCGGCCGCAGACGAGGACACGAATCCCGATTCTGGACGCTTTCGCGCATGGCAGGACACCCCATCCACTGAAGGGTCACGGCAAACCGCGGCTAGTGCCGGGGCATCCAGACCTCTACGACCAGATGCCCCAGCAAGAGGTTGTTGCCGATGCCCTCGAACGGTGGGCGAGTGAGTGGGACACCGAGTGGGTTGTGGTGGACACGCATCCCGGCATCTCGCCTGCTGCATTCGGGGCATTGACGGTAGCGCACGCGATCATCGTTCCAACTCCTCTGCGGAACCTTGACCTGACGGCCACCGAAGAGCTGATCAACGACATGCCTGACTATCCACTCATTATCTCGCCGACCATGATTCCGCCCGTTCCTCCGGCCGGCGAACTGCGTCGACTGGCTGCTGCGGTGGAGGGCACCCCGGTCCGGGTCGGGCCACCGATCCCTCGGGTCACTGCTGTCGAACGTCGGACGAAGCGAATCGCGATCACCTCGGAGAATCCACCCGCCAAAGTGTTGCAGCCGGTCGCCGAGGCGTACGAAGCAACCGCCAAGTTTGTTCAGGAGTATGTCGGATGA